CATTTTTTCCCCTCTTATTCCCCTTCTTTCCTGGTTGGGGGTTGGCAATTGTCCCCTTATACTGCTTTTGGCCATCAATTTCTCCAGTTGGGGTGTTATAGGCTGGTTTTTAAATTTCATGGTGGCAGGGTTTTTGGGCAAATTCCCCACTGGTTTTCTTGCCTTTGTCATATTTTTTGTTTCTCTCCTTTGTAGTCTTTGGATAGGCAGTATTTTGTCTCGTCCTATTGGCAAAATTTTTAGCAGTTTTAGTGAGGAAGTTGAGGGAGAAAGACTAATTGGTTGTACAGGTCAAGTTACCTCCAAGAGTGTACCCTATATCACAGAAGGCCGAATCGCCCAAGCCGATGTGATGGATGCTGCCAAGAATCTAGTAACAATCCCTATTTGTCTTCCTCAATGGGCAAAAGTTGTACCGGTTAGAGGACAAGAAATTATAATCATAGAGAAAAGAGAACACTGTTATTTAGCTATTGCCAAAGACAGTTCCGATCAAGACCGATGGCTCACTTCCCAGTCCGATTATACCTGACTTTATAACCATTTGGAGAAAAACCATGAAATTATTTCTGGAGCTGATAACACAAATAGACCTTAAGGCCATAAACCCCCACTATAACAGTATGCCTAAAAGTGGAAAATTAGGCAATACCAATACCCTTGTTGGGCATACAGTCGCCACCGTTTCTCCCACTAGCAGTACTGGCAATAATAGTGTCTTAGTTGCCCAATTACCAGGAGGCAGTGTCACCTTTTTCGGAGTGTTAATAGGGGTGCTAGTAATTCTCGG
This is a stretch of genomic DNA from Geminocystis sp. M7585_C2015_104. It encodes these proteins:
- a CDS encoding DUF1449 family protein, which gives rise to MLFSPANLVYWIFLAMGIILFLSVIISGTDEDLDTDGEAPLALEGDMEADVEGETEGEIGEIGGIFSPLIPLLSWLGVGNCPLILLLAINFSSWGVIGWFLNFMVAGFLGKFPTGFLAFVIFFVSLLCSLWIGSILSRPIGKIFSSFSEEVEGERLIGCTGQVTSKSVPYITEGRIAQADVMDAAKNLVTIPICLPQWAKVVPVRGQEIIIIEKREHCYLAIAKDSSDQDRWLTSQSDYT